CCCCGTTcggttgtttatttttgtttcttttatccGAGTAGTCGTGTGCCTGTCGTCAGTGTCGCGAAGCCCCCTCTGTGATTGTGCGTAACGAGTTGCGTCGCTCTTTCGATTCGGTTCCGTAGATTTTCTCAAACGCTTCTTGAAGATCTCCCTGGATTTTAGACCCCGAAGAACACTGTTCGTACTGAATTTTAGGATAAGTTCAATTTATGCGTAGTACAACTCGAGTGATTCGAAGAATCATTCGACGATTATTAGGTTCAGAAATTTTCGGTGATTAATCGATCTTGAAGAACTGCGATCGACGATCTCGGGGAACGCGGTGAATCGGTTTCAATGTCGGCTTACGGACAACGAGTCAATTTTCACCCTTAAGCTCAGCGAGAGTAAACTAATATCGGTTTCAGCAATTGACGCACGGTTTTGAGTGCCGAGTTAATGAGTTTATCTCGGAGAACAGTGACGGTAATTGCTCAAGAGGCTTTTGCAGCGTTACAAGTTGGTGAATAAACATCGTGTTCGGTAATTTAGACAATTCTCAGCGTCAGGTTGACGATCGAATGCTGAATTAGAGTCGATTCTTACCCCGAAGACCGGTACTGACAATTGCCGAAGAAGCCTCCGCAGGGCGACATTGTGAATAAACAATCGTGTTTGGCAATTCACGCGGTTTGCAATGCCAGATGTTAATGGAGTGCAGAATCAATTTTTACTCCGAGGAAAAGTGACGGTATAATACCCGAAGATTTACAAACACTGTGCTGAGTATAAGTTTTGGACAGATTTGGACCCTGAAGAGGAAGCTGTGAGAGAAGTGAAGAGAAGTGAACGGATCAAATATCGAAGAAGTGctaaaaaatattgagtaaATTCTCGCCCCGAAGAAGATTGTGAGTAATTTCTTTAGAGTTATAAACACCGTGTCGAGTAAAATTTTGGATACACGTCGACCCCGGAAGAACAATCTGTGAAGAGTATAAAGACAAGTGAAGAGACAGTATCAAAGTGCGCGATCAACAATGCGCGAATAACTGATCGGATGCCGAAAAGTGAAAGCCCGCATTTCGAACAACAGGAACATTCCCGTTCGCCAACAATGCCAATTAGTTCGATAATTTAGTGCCGAGGACCCAGCGAGGCTGAAGAAACAAATCGCGAAGATGATGAACGCGTTCCTCGAGGGTGTGCCGTCGCACCCTCACCACCTGGCGAATCTCGGCATAAAACTTTCGCCGGGCGGAACGTCCGACGGTTCGGGGGTTCAGCCGGCGGCGGGCGAGGCGCCGCAGCAACAGCACTTCCACCCCCAGAGCTACGGTCACCACGGTCACGGGGGGCCTGGTCACATGGGCCCCCACATGGGGCATCACATGGGTCACGCGGGGTACGCGGCCCGGGATTTCCTCCTGCGGCGGGATCACGACGCCTTCGGCGGCGCGACGAACCCGCCGACGCCGGAAGGCGCGGGTCTGGGCCTCTTTCCGCCGCTGCATCACGACGCCGGGGCCCCGGCGATGCAGCAGTTCCCCCACCCCCACTCCCAGCACCCCCTGGCCGGCGGGCACTACGCCTCGCACTACCCCCAGGACTCGCGACTGGCCCCGCACCACCAGTATCTCGGTGGGCCTCATCTTCCCCCCGCTATCCACCACCAACAACATCCGGTAGCGCACACCGTACACCCCCACGGTGCCTTCCTGAGGTATATGCGCGGTGGCGCCACCCAACGGCAGGAGATGTCGTGCATGTGGGTGGACCAGGACGCACCCGGGCCCCGAAAGCTCTGCGGCAAGCTCTTCAACTCCCTGCACGACATCGTCACCCACCTTACCGTCGAACACGTCGGGGGACCCGAGTGCACCACCCACGCCTGCTTCTGGCAGGGATGCTCTCGAAACGGGAGGGCCTTCAAGGCCAAGTACAAGCTCGTCAACCACATCAGGGTTCACACCGGTGAGAAACCGTTCTCTTGCCCCTTTCCTGGATGCGGCAAGGTGTTCGCGAGGTCCGAGAATCTCAAGATACACAAACGCACGCACACCGGTAAGTTCGCGACGACGCTATTTCGGATTACATTTTTAGGAAACTGCTCCGTCGCGAGggtcattttatttattttttattttttatttcaagtgaAAACTTCTTCAGCACGGGAGTGATTTGAAACTCgacgaaacgaaatgaaacgagTAATTATTCCACTCCCGACACTGCATTCTCCTTATTTTCTCGCAGTTTAGTTACCGAAGGTTTCACTTCTACCACGTGTGAACTGCGCGCAGGTTTTTTTTCGTATGAACACTGGCAGTATTATTTCAATGGATCTTACACGTAGCTCCTTCGTAATACCGTGTCTGTTCAACGCTTACCTATATTCCACCTACCTGTATCTTATAACTAAATTTCCGAATCTATAAAACTATAGTTTGTTATGGTTTTTGTAGAGTAACATGTTGGTCTGAAAGTTAGCCAGGTCGAAGTTCGCGCAACGTTCAGTTTCCAGGGATAATTTTTACGCGTTGACATCATGACGTACTACTTGCCAAAATTCAGTAACATCGTCGTGGAGTAAACGTTTcacttgtatttttcaaaatcgaaacTCTTTCGGTCATTTGAAGTTTTCAGGGATGTTTCGTTACCTTAACGTTTATATTAACTTCAACCTAGTGTTCAAAATTTACATAACCGCAAACGTaagttgagaaaataaatcatttattttcaacattgatCATAACTTTGAAAGAGCAGAGTTTACGAAATGTGAATACTATATGCATGCTGTGTTACGTGAGTTACCGAATTTCAAGCAACTCTAACGCGAAGAGACGAGTTTTAAGAAGATACATAGTTACAATGACGTTATGAGATCGGAATTCGTTACCTTGATTTAACGATCGAATGCATTTCTAAGAAAACCCGTTATTTCGCAGTTCATGGGATTATCTGGAATTTAATAATTCGCAAGATAGTAAAACTTACTAATACATATTTAGAGAACTCAGATCCGTTCAAGTTATTCTAAAATAACAATATCTAGTGATTTCTGTGTCAATATTTTGTGATTTCAACGTTACTTGCACGACTTCGATCTCAGTATAAATGTTTAACGTACTACATTCttgtgtcaaaattttgattcgtCAAGTTTGATCGGAAACTTTGAAATTGCCGCAAAACTAATTGGGAATCTTGATAACAAGTACCTACTTCAGAAGGAAGTTAGCCTGAGGCTATATTATAGAACATTGCATTGACTTCTAATCGGTTTTTTTGTCATCGCAACTCATGCAGCGTTAGTGCAAATTTGAGTTTTTAATCAAGCCATTGGTACATTAAAATTTTGCACACGTTAAACGCCTTCGGGGTAATTTTGAACTTTCGGAAACTTCGCCAATGTTGACACTGGCACGATTGAAATCGTTGTTTTTGTCCTTCTTcagttcgaaattcaaacgatCCGCCGCCTTCGGGTCCGTCCAGCCCATTCGCTTTACGATGACAAGAATTTTTAGACGTTTTTTGATCGCGGCCAGCTTTTCGTTCGTCACGATCCTCGCCTCTTTTGGTCGGCAATTAAGAAATTACGTGGCCGTATATCCTCGAGTTTTATGTCCTCTGAACTACTACAAACCTGCACGTCGCATCTTCCTTGGGACAttgtatttacatatttaaGCCACGCCAAAGATACAAAACTTATGCGAGCTATTTCGAGGGCCTttctcaaaaatcaaaaatcgaaaaactttcTATCCTTTGATACAATTTGGTCATATAGTCCTccgattttttgtttcaattgtaCGTATTCGGATAGAATGTTTTTTATCGATAGCGAAACTTTGAAGAGTTGCGCAATATAATTATCAAACGCATAAATGATGAAGCATCTCACTTCCAGCAGCCCGTGTCTAAAACTTCCAGGGTATATTATGGAGCAAAAATGATTAAAACAAAAACGGCTGAggaattaatatttgaaataagtgCCTAACCTTGCGAAAGGCTCACACAATTTTTCGCGTTGATCtctgattaattaatattcatgtTTAAGCATTACATAtctaataaaaatgaaaagaaaaggtgataatcataataataattcgctCGACAGTCAAAGAATTCTAAGTATCACCTGGTATTATAACCGAAAAACATTATCTTTCATCGCCAGATTGAAACGGACGTTAATGTTTTAAtcacgaaaaatttgaacaccGGTTTCAAACTACGTGAATCACGATTTCAAGATAATTAATGCCGAAGCAAAAATTACGGGGatcttcatttatttttctaaccgAAAAATTAACATCGCCGTGCGTGGATATTTCGACTCTCCTTTTCTCCGTTCCGTCGGGTGACTAGCGATGTTGTTCAGGTATCTGCTTCGCGATGATAGTTCCACAAGGTTTGAGTTACTCTTCGTTGCGGTTGAACATTCGTGAAGTAAGAATAAAATGATGCaggtttttttgaaatcgtTCTTCCTGTCGCTTTTAGACTTTTTCGCAAAGCCATCGAGTCACAAGAATCTTTTAAAAgtcgtacaaaaaatttcgtaattacGTACGAACACACAGTAAAAAAATGTGCACGTTTTACATTTGCCAAATGAAACTGgccttttttttaccacttcgATGCTGATTCGcttgaatgaaatttcttgGAAATTAATGCCAGTTTTCTTGACTCTCTTATCTTCATTCTCATCGACTTGCGATTTGGACCGAATGTTCTTGGCACTATTTGCTTACTTTATCAACTGTTAACTGAAAGGTTGAACGCTTCAACAGGCTTgttgttgaaaagaaaactgcCAGCATGACTCTTGTATACATCAGTCGATGTGGCATTATAATTCAAAAGtcagtttgaaatgaaaataaacatcGGTACCGATTATTCGTTTGTGTGATTGTATTAATCTACTTCAGTCATGCTGATCCGGATTTATATGGATGAGTAAACGCCGTGAGAAATATATTACGCAGAACTCTTTTCAGGTGTTGACATTAGATACTTTTCAACGGTTAATTCGACGGAGGAAGTAATTAAAACTGGATAATTATAACTCTTGAATTCAGAATGCGAAGTACAATTAATCATGTGACCTAAAAGCTactaccatttttttttataatagtGTCATCTTTCGTTATCGTTTTTCTCTAAAAgctattataatatacatatatcgagCCGAATGttttacagaaatttcaaTACCGCCGCTgctatatttattttgtaatataaATCATGCCTGGAAATCGACGAATTTCTCGCCAAAGATTGCGCTATCTGATATTGTGTAGTTTTTACTTCTCGTCAATTAGTTGATGAATTTCTTTATTGCGTTATTTAATTTGACAGTTTATTTGTcgcagaataaaaaaaaaaaaaaaaaaacacacatcGGCATACAGCATAT
The Neodiprion fabricii isolate iyNeoFabr1 chromosome 5, iyNeoFabr1.1, whole genome shotgun sequence genome window above contains:
- the LOC124182771 gene encoding pair-rule protein odd-paired-like, with protein sequence MMNAFLEGVPSHPHHLANLGIKLSPGGTSDGSGVQPAAGEAPQQQHFHPQSYGHHGHGGPGHMGPHMGHHMGHAGYAARDFLLRRDHDAFGGATNPPTPEGAGLGLFPPLHHDAGAPAMQQFPHPHSQHPLAGGHYASHYPQDSRLAPHHQYLGGPHLPPAIHHQQHPVAHTVHPHGAFLRYMRGGATQRQEMSCMWVDQDAPGPRKLCGKLFNSLHDIVTHLTVEHVGGPECTTHACFWQGCSRNGRAFKAKYKLVNHIRVHTGEKPFSCPFPGCGKVFARSENLKIHKRTHTGEKPFKCEYTGCERRFANSSDRKKHSHVHTSDKPYNCRVSGCDKSYTHPSSLRKHMKVHGMTLGEGKIGGGYESEGEESSSSGGSLSVTGHTESPQPPAAVPTAPSNAAPHAASRGPELTEWYVCQPPVAPQHSPLPGPPPPHHLSHHFNPLMHHQTTAY